From the genome of Tsukamurella pulmonis:
AGGGCTACAGCGAGTCGCAGGGCATCGCCTCCGCGCGACGGGCCGTGGTGACCCGCTACGAGGAGGTCCCCGACTTCCCCTACTTCGACATCGGCGACGTCTACCTCGGCAACGGTGTCTCCGAGCTGATCACGATGACGCTGCAGGCGCTGCTCGACAACGGCGACGAGGTGCTCATCCCCGCGCCCGACTACCCCCTGTGGACCGCCATGACGAGCCTGTCCGGCGGCACCCCGGTGCACTACCTGTGCGACGAGGACAACGGCTGGAACCCGTCCGTCGAGGACATCGAGGCGAAGATCACACCGCGCACCAAGGCGATCGTCGTGATCAACCCGAACAACCCCACCGGCGCGGTCTACTCGCGCGAGACGCTGCAGCAGATCGTCGAGGTGGCGCGCAAGCACTCGCTGCTGGTGCTGGCCGACGAGATCTACGACCGGATCCTCTACGACGACGCCCAGCACATCTCCATCGCCGAGCTCGCGCCCGACCTGCTGGTGATGACCTTCAACGGACTGTCCAAGGCGTACCGGGTGTGCGGCTACCGCGCCGGCTGGGCCGTGCTCACCGGTCCCAAGGATCACGCCTCCGGGTTCATCGAGGGGCTGACGCTGCTGGCGTCGACGCGCCTGTGCCCCAACGTTCCCGCGCAGCACGCGATCCAGGTGGCGCTCGGCGGCTACCAGTCGATCAACGACCTGATCCTGCCCGGCGGCCGGCTGCTGGAGCAGCGCGACGTGGCCTTCGAGAAGCTCAACGCCATCGACGGGGTCAGCTGTGTCAAGCCCAAGGGGGCGCTCTACGCCTTCCCCAAGCTCGATCCCGACGTGCACGAGATCCGCGACGACGAGCAGATGGTCCTCGACCTGCTCAACCAGGAGAAGATCCTCCTGGTCCAGGGCACCGGCTTCAACTGGCCCACGCCCGATCATCTGCGCGTAGTGACCCTTCCCTGGGCACGCGACCTCGCGGAGGCCCTCGACCGCTTCGGCAACTTCCTGAGTTCGTACAAGCAGAAGTAGGGTGGCGGCGTGACAGCCGACCACGAGCACGCCGACCACGCCGATGCCGCCGCCCACGTGCACAGTCATTCGCTGAGCAACATCTCGTTGGGCAAGTGGGCCTCGCGCGTGGTGATCGGCCTGCTGGTCGCGATCGGTGTCTTCGTCGCGGCCGGCGTGATCCTGCTGTGGCCCTCGCAGATCCGGGTGAGCGTCCCGTCGGGCCCACCGACGCCGACCCTGGCCAAGGGTGAGGTCGCCGAGCAGCTCGTCGGCGACTGCGACTTCTCCCCGTCGGGGAACGGCCAGCTCAGCGACACCGAACCCCATCCGGTGCTCAACGCCGACGGTGGCTGCCTCAACAGTTCGGTGCGCATCACGTCGGGGCCGGACGCCGGTAAGTGGACGATGTTCTCCATCGGCACCCAGCGCACCAACGTCTCCGCGGTGCCGGGGCAGAGCGCGCCGGACGCCCCGCGCGGCGGCGTCGACCTCTCGCGGCCCGCGACCCCCGGCACCGGGCAGCCCGACCTCGCGCCCGGCACCAAGATCATGATGAGCTGGAACGGCGGCGGCGTGGCCGGCTCCCCGTCGAACTACGCGTTCTACGACTACGCGCGCGGCGTCTCCCTGTGGGTGTGGGGTCTGGTCTTCGCGGCCGTCGTGATCGCGGTGGCGCAGTGGCGCGGCCTGCGGGCGCTGCTCGGCCTCGCGCTCTCGGGCGTGGTGATCATCTTCTTCGCGCTGCCGTCCATCCTCGACGGGCACTCGGCCGTCTGGGTGGCCCTGGTCGCCTCGGCGGTGATCCTGTACCTGGTGCTCTACCTCGCGCACGGCGTCTCGCTGCGCACGTCGGCCGCACTGCTGGGCACACTGTGTTCGTTGGCGGTGTGCGGCGTGCTGGCCTGGCTCGCGACGATGACCACGCAGGTCACCGGTCTGAGCAACGAGGACTCGACGAACCTGCAGGCCTACGCCGCGACCGTCTCGACGTCGGGTGTGCTGCTGGCGGGCTTCGTGATCGGCGCGCTCGGCGTGCTCAACGACGTGACGATCACGCAGTCGTCGGCGACGTTCGAGCTCGCGAAGCTCTCCCCGAAGTCCTCGCGCCGCCGCACCTTCCTCTCGGCCATGCGCGTGGGCCGCGACCACATCGCGTCGACGGTCTACACCCTGGTCTTCGCATACGTCGGCACGGCGCTGCCGCTGCTGCTGCTCTTCTCCATCGCGGGTCGCCCGCTGGGGCAGGTCCTCACGTCGGACTCGGTGGCGATCGAGCTGGTGCGCGCCTTCGTCGGCGGCATCGGCCTCGCCCTGTCCGTGCCACTGACCACCGCCATCGCGACGCTGCTCGCCAAGCCGAAGCGGGTGGCGGTGAGCGCGGAGGCCGCCCAGCGGTACGCGCAGACGCACCCCGACGCCGATCCCGAGAACATCCCCGTGCGGAATCGGCGGGGCGCGAAGGCGGCCGCGTCCGAGCAGGGTGCCGCGGCGGGTTCGACGGTGGCTGCGGGCTCAACGGTGGCGACCGCGACGCGGGCCCGGGACGACGAGCACGAGCGCACCGGAGCGGCGGAGCGGCCGAGCGCGCCCGTCCCCGAGCAGGCGCCCCGGTCGCAGGACGCGGGCCGGGAAGCGCGAGCGACGGCTCGCGAGCAGGCGCCCGGGACGGCGGCCCGCCCGGTCGCCCGGGCGACGTCGAGCGAGGGCGCCGCTGCGCCCGCCGCACCGCCCACCGGCCAGTCACCCGTCGCACCGCCCACCGGCCAGTCGCCCGTCGCGCCGCCGACCGGCCAGTTCCCGGTGACGGGCCGCCCCGCGGCCCCGCGACCCGCGGCCCCGCGACCCGCTGCTCGTCCCGAGGCCCGTCCCGAGACGGATCGTCCTGACGCCCCAGGGCCGGCACCGCAGGCCGCCCCGCGGCCCGGGCGTCGACGGCTACCGTCGGAGCCGATCCCCGCTCCCCCGCGTCCGCAGCCGCGCCCCCCGGAGCTGCCGGACCGCCCCGCACCGGAGCAGCAGCGGCCCGCACCGGAGCCTCCGCGCCGGGGACGCCACTCCGCAGACTGACACGAGAACGTCCGGTCCTTCGTCTCTCCCCGGAAGGGGACGAATGACCGGACGTTCGTGGTCGCGGAGGGCGCGACGCTCAGTTCTGGAAGTTGAGGTACGCCTTCGACGGCGTCGGGCCGCGCTGGCCCTGGTACTTCGACCCCACCGACGAGCTCCCGTAGGGGTTCTCCGCCGGGCTGGTCAGGCGGAACAGGCACAGCTGGCCGATCTTCATGCCCGGCCACAGCGTGATCGGCAGGTTCGCGACGTTGGAGAGCTCCAGCGTGATGTGGCCGGAGAAACCCGGGTCGATGAAGCCCGCCGTCGAGTGCGTGAGCAGGCCCAGGCGGCCGAGGGAGGACTTGCCCTCGAGGCGTCCGGCCAGGTCGTCGGGCAGGCTGCACACCTCGAGCGTGGACCCGAGCACGAACTCGCCGGGATGCAGCACGAAGGGCTCCCCCTCCGTGGGCTCGACCAGCGAGGTCAGCTCGTCCTGCCTCTGCTTGGGGTCGATGTGCGTGTAGCGGGTGTTGTTGAACACCCGGAACAGGCCGTCGAGCCGTACGTCGACGCTGGACGGCTGCACCATCTGCGGGTCGAACGGATCGATTCCCAGGCGGCCGGATTCCACGTGGGCGCGGATGTCGCGATCGGAGAGCAGCACGGGTTCAGCGTAAAGGCACGACGGTGGTGCGCAACCGTGCACCCCGGATCGGGGATACTGCTCTTCCGTGACCGACACTCCCCTCCGCCGTGGCCTGACCGCGCGGCACATCCGGTTCATCGCGCTCGGCTCGGCGATCGGCACCGGTCTGTTCTACGGCTCGGCCGCCGCGATCCAGGCGGCCGGCCCGGCGGTGCTGCTCGCCTACGTGATCGGCGGCGTGGTGATCTACCTGGTGCTGCGGGCGCTGGGCGAGATGGCCGTGCGACGGCCGCAGGGTTCGTTCGGCGACTACGCCTCCTCGGCCCTCGGCCCTCAGGCCGGCTTCATGACGGGGTGGATGTACGTCTTCGAGATGGTCTTCGTGTGCATCGCGGACGTCACCGCGTTCGCCGTCTACATGGGCATGTGGTTCCCGCACGTGCCCAAATGGATCTGGGTGCTCGCGGTGATCTTGTTCATCGCCGCGCTGAACCTGATGCGGGTCCGCGTCTTCGGCGAGGTCGAGTTCTGGCTGACGATGGTCAAGATCACCGCCATCGTCGCGATGATCGCGGGCGGCATCGCGGTGCTGATCTTCGGCTTCGGCATGCACGACACGAGCCAGGGCGTGAGCAATCTGTGGGCCCACGACGGCTTCTTCGCCACCGGGATCGGCGGCTTCCTCGGCTGCTTCGTGCTGGTGGTCTTCGCCTTCGGCGGCTCGGAGATCATCGGGCTCACCGCCGCGGAGGCGGAGGACCCGGAGAAGACGATCCCCAAGGCGATCAACACGGTGCCGGTGCGGATCGGCCTGTTCTACGTGCTGGCGCTCGCGGTGATCATGGCGGTGATCCCGTGGAACGAGATCAGCAGCGACTCCAGCCCGTTCGTGCAGATCTTCCGCGCGCTCGGCGTCGAGCCCGCCGCGCACGTGCTCAACGTCGTGGTGATCACGGCCGCGATCTCGGCGATCAACAGCGACATCTACGGCGCCGGCCGGATGATGTTCGGCATGGCCCAGCGCGGCCAGGCGCCCGCGATCATGCGGCGCACCACCGCGAACGGCGTGCCGTGGATGACGGTGGTCATCATGACGGTCGCGCTGCTCGTGGGCGTGCTGCTCAACTATCTGATCCCCGAGAACGTCTTCGTGGTGATCGCCTCGATCGCGACTTTCGCGACGGTCTTCGTGTGGCTGATGATCCTGCTCTCGCAGTACCGCCAGCGCACCCGCCTGCCCGCCGACGAAGTCGCGCTGCTGCGTTTCCCCGTCCCGCTGTGGCCGTACGGGCAGCAGCTTGCGATCGCCTTCCTGCTGTTCGTGACGGTGCTCATGGCCTTCGAGCACGACACCCTCATCGCGCTGGTGGTGGGCTTCGTCTGGCTGGGCGCGCTCGCGCTGGCCTACCGACTGTGGGTGGCCCCGCGCGCGTCCGTGAAGTCCTGACCGGTCCGCTGGCCCGACGGTGCCCGTGCTAGTCTGGCCCGTACGCGCGACACCGCTTCTCGACGGTGCCGCGGCTGCCGATGTAGTTCAATGGTAGAACTCCTGCTTCCCAAGCAGGTAGCGCGGGTTCGATTCCCGTCATCGGCTCCACGATCTACCAGCGGATATGTGAATCCGCAAGCAAGACTCAGGCGCTCGATTCAGCCTCAGTGTCACAAGATGTCACAACCGCTCCCAAACTCGCCGCAGCCTTCCGCAGCTCGTCATCCTGGCTGTGCGCGTACGTCCGCTGCGTGAAGCTCGCGTCGGAGTGCCCGATCCAATAGGCGATCACTGCCATGGGCACGCCCCGCAGGTGCATCGCAGTGGCAGCCGAGTGCCGCGCGTCGTGCAGCCGGATCTGCCGCACCCCGGCTTCGTCCGTGATCTCGTGCCACAGCCGGCCGATCGTATTCGGGAAGTAGGCGCGGCCGGCCTCGTCGGCGACGCCGTACCCGTCCGCGCTGTACGCCTCCCCCAACGCGAGCCGCTCGACCGCCTGGCGCTTCTTCGCCTCCTTGAGCACCGCGACGAGACCATCGTCCAGAGGGAGCGTGCGGCGTCCGGCCGCCGTCTTCGGGGCGTTCTCCTCCACCGCCCCCGCGACGATCGTCTTGCTCACGACGGCACGGCTGGTCGCGACCGTGAGCATCCCCGCGTCGAGGTCGACGTTCTCCCACTTGAGACCTGCGATCTCGCCGCGCCGGAACCCTGACAGCGCAAGGTACGCGACCTGGCCGACGCGGTGACCGTCCGCCTTCGCGAGAACCTTGCGGATCTCGGCGGGCGTGTACGTGTCCATCTTCTTGGTGGTCAGCGGCAACTTCTTGATCTTCTCCGCGACGTTGCGGCCGAGCTCGCGCCGCTCAACGCCGTAGTCGAGGACCGCCGACAGGTTCTCCAACATCTTGTTGACCGATCGCGCGGCCCACGGTTTCCGCACGCGGCCGGCGTCCTTGCCGGCCTCAGCGGTGACCGGCTTGCCGGTGCCGGCGCCGGTGGTCTGGGCGGGGGCGGCGACGGGGGCGGCCTGCCCGGCGCCCTGACCGGTCTGGCCGGTCTGGCCGGTCTGCGAGGTCTGGCCCTGGGCGCGCAGACCGGCGAGGATCCCGTCGAAGTCCTTTCCGCTGGTGCTGGTCTCGGTCGTCTTCGCCGCAGGAGTGCCAGCAGGCGCCGTGGTGGTCGCGGGCTTGGCGGTACCTGCGGAGGTACTGGTGGGCTTCGTAGCGCCGGGTGCGGGGGTGCCGACGCCTGCACTCGACTCCGCTGACTTCGATGGACCGCCCGGCTTCGACGGGGAGCCGGCCGTCGCAGTGCCCGGTCCGGATCCGCCTCCAGGTGCGGCGCCGACGCCGAGGCCGTTGCCGCCGACGTCGGCCGGGACCTCGCCGCCAATGCGAGCCACCTCCGCGCTGTACGCCTCCTCAGCCGCCTTCATCCTGTCATTGACGTCGGTCAAGTGAGCCTTCGCCACCCGGAACTCAGCAGCGGCCTTGTCATCCGCGACTTTTGCAGTATCGCGCGCAGCCTCGGCGGTGGCGACGTTCTGCTCCGCCTGCGCCCGGCCCTCGTCGCTCGCAGCCGTGAGCTGCCACTTCGCGCTGGCCAGGACGTTCTCGGCGTCAGCGAGTGCCTTGCCTGTCGCCTTCATCGTCGCGGTCTTCGTGCGCAGGTCGTCCTCCGCCGCCCTGCGATCCTCCAGCGTCGGGGACGTCTTGCGGTAGGTCTCGCCGGCCAGCCGCCACTCGGCCAATGCGCGGTGCGCAAGGCGCGCGGTGTTCGCCGCAGCCTCAGCGGCGCGCTCCTGCGCGACGATCGACTCTTGAGCCTTGTCAGCGGCCTTGCCCGTCGCGGCATCGCCCATGGCCTTGCGCGCGGCGGCGAACTCCTTTGCCTTGGCCTCAGCGGTGGTTGCGACCGCGAGGACGCCGTCGACGGTCGCCTGCGTTGGGAATTCGGTGTTCAGCACGTAGCTCATGGGCGAAGTGAATCACCGCAGGGCGGCAGAGCTGGTGGGCGGCGCGACGCGCTCAGGAGGCCGTGACCACTGTCGCGTTGAGCCCGGCCAGGACAGCCGAGATCGGCGTCGCGTCACTGGCCTTGCCACTGTTTCCGCGAACCAGAACACCCGCAATCCAAGCATCGCCGCGCGAGTCGACGACGAACACCTCGCTGCCCGAATCCCCTTCCTGCGTCGGCAGGATAAGGAACATCGTCGACTCGCTCGAGCTCGCCACAGCGCCGCAGCGGACTCCGGAGATCGCCCCGTTGATGCAGACCTTGGAGCTGACATCTAGCGCCTGTACCTGCGGCAGGGTCAGCGCTCCACGCACCGGCCACGTCCCGGCGACCTTCACGTCGTCAGCAGCAGTCTCAGTCCAGATGACGGCCGAATCGGTCAGCTTGTCCCCCTCGACGGCGGGACCGAGAGCCAGCGGATTCGCAGCTGCGGCGTTCACGCGCGCGTACTGGGGGCCGGTCTTCACGCAGTGCTCAGCGATGAGAAAACCTGTCCGCCCTGCCTTCGTAATCGCAGGCCCGAGAGTGCACCCGTAGTCTGCGGTGGAGACCAGCGCTCCAGGCTCGGGTGACGGCGCCCACCGCGCGTTATCCCGCGGGGACCGGCGGATCACGCCCTGCCCCGTCACGTCCTGCAGTTGCCCGACTGGTCCGGCCTCAGGGATGTTCGGGGCGGCCGTCACGGTCGCGGCCTTCTCCGTCACCGAGCGGGAGGGCGAAGCCTCGCCCTGCACGTCCGTACTGCACGCACCGAGCAGCGCCGCAGCCGCGAGGGCGGCGACGATGGTAAGTGCACTGCGGTGAGACTGCATACGTGCAGCTTATCTGGCCGTGTCCGGGTTGTCCGCGGCCCGCACGGCCGCGACGACGGCGATCTGCGCGTCGGCCAGCTGCCCGACCAAAGACTCCAGCTCGGCCACGCCCGCTGTGATCCGAGCGTTCGCGGCGGCGATCTCGGCGGTACCCAGAGCCTCCGCCAGGCCAAGCGGGTCGCCAGCGTACTGCGCTATCACGGCGTCGACCGCCTGCTGCGCTGCGGCGGCCCGGGCAGTGACAGCCTTGATCGCGTTATTGATGCGGTGCACTTCATCAGTCATGCCGCGCACCCTGCCACTCCACCCAGCGCCGCAGCCCGGGCGGCGCGGTCAGTCCCGCAACCCGCTATTCGAACAGTTGTACGATTCAAGGGTGGACGACTACGCGGCGAGGATCTGGCGCACGCCTGTGCCGCCCACGCCGTGCCTGATCTCCGCTGCCCGCGCCTTCCCCGGCGCCGGCGAGGCCGGCCGGTGGCGGAATCAGACCCCTCTCTGGCTCCGGTCGTTCGGCCTGCAGCTGGAGCCGGAGCTGCACGGCGTGGTCCTCCGCTGGGCCCGGCTGACCAGCGGCGACTGGATCGCGGAGGTGCAGGTCGCGGTGCCGACCGGGCACGGCTCGGTGCCGCTCGTCACGTGGGTGAGTCAGGCTGCGGTACGAGCGGTGTAGCTGCTACGTCAGGTCAATTCCCGGCGTTCTTGATCACGGTCCAACTCGCTGCCGTCGACTGCTGGGCCTGCTGAAGCGACGAGCCCTGGGTCGTGGTGACGTAACGGCCACGCGACGCCAGGCAGGCGTACACGCAGCATTGGTCGCCCCAAAAGCTCACAACCGAGGCGAAGGCCACTCAGCTCATGCGGCTGGCACCAGCAGAAGCTTCTGTCGCGACAACAGCCGAGGCGTTCCAGATCAACCGCGCCTCAGCGATCACTTCGCGGCGCCTCGAACGCACACGACGAAGTTTCGAGACGCGTGCGGAAACCCGCCCGTAGATTCTCCCACACATAGATTCTGACTGGCAGAGCCCGTGATCACGTTTGTTGCCTTGAAAGCATTAGCCGCGGAGCAAGCAACAGACTGCGGATGGGTTCCGGCGAGGTCGAAGCATTTTCCGTCCTGCCAGTTTACATCAAGACAGAGTGCCCATGTTTGATTCGTTCCAGGATCACCGTCGAACGCGAGCTTGTCGACGTCCCTGACGCACTTTGACGGCTTGGAAACTACCTGAATAACCTTGTAGTTCGCAGTCTGCCCAGAACAGTCCTCGCCAACTACACGGGTAGAGTTTCCCGTGCCATAAAGCGCCACACAGGTGCCGACACGCGGCGCTCGATTCAACACGTCAGCCGACAGATCAGTCTCAGTCAGAATCTGTCCCGGAATGCTTCCCAAGTTATCCGATTGTGCAATTCCTGCGACGGTGGATGGAGCGGCGTCGCGGTCACCGCTCGTGGCAGAGTCGCCGCAGCCGATTACGGCTGCGAAGACAACACCTAACACACAAAACAACGAGACTCTCTGACGATATTTCCGCACTAGAGGGAACCCTTTCCGGCAATTTTCGAGGTCGCCCCCACTTTAGCCTCTTTCATTAGATTCCACTGATTGGTGCTGTAATTCTCTCGAGCCTTCGCAGACGTTGTCTCAGCCTTTCTGGAAACGCCAAGAACTAGTCGGTTTCCGTCCGCGATCCCCAAAGCCGTGACGATGAGGGTGTCTGGCGATTCCTTATCGAGCTCAACCTTCGAAGTTGACGACCGAGGGATCTCGAAGAGGAGTGGCTCTTCTGCGGATATCGCTGGCGACCTGCCGCCGTTGG
Proteins encoded in this window:
- a CDS encoding tyrosine-type recombinase/integrase, which gives rise to MSYVLNTEFPTQATVDGVLAVATTAEAKAKEFAAARKAMGDAATGKAADKAQESIVAQERAAEAAANTARLAHRALAEWRLAGETYRKTSPTLEDRRAAEDDLRTKTATMKATGKALADAENVLASAKWQLTAASDEGRAQAEQNVATAEAARDTAKVADDKAAAEFRVAKAHLTDVNDRMKAAEEAYSAEVARIGGEVPADVGGNGLGVGAAPGGGSGPGTATAGSPSKPGGPSKSAESSAGVGTPAPGATKPTSTSAGTAKPATTTAPAGTPAAKTTETSTSGKDFDGILAGLRAQGQTSQTGQTGQTGQGAGQAAPVAAPAQTTGAGTGKPVTAEAGKDAGRVRKPWAARSVNKMLENLSAVLDYGVERRELGRNVAEKIKKLPLTTKKMDTYTPAEIRKVLAKADGHRVGQVAYLALSGFRRGEIAGLKWENVDLDAGMLTVATSRAVVSKTIVAGAVEENAPKTAAGRRTLPLDDGLVAVLKEAKKRQAVERLALGEAYSADGYGVADEAGRAYFPNTIGRLWHEITDEAGVRQIRLHDARHSAATAMHLRGVPMAVIAYWIGHSDASFTQRTYAHSQDDELRKAAASLGAVVTSCDTEAESSA
- the dcd gene encoding dCTP deaminase; its protein translation is MLLSDRDIRAHVESGRLGIDPFDPQMVQPSSVDVRLDGLFRVFNNTRYTHIDPKQRQDELTSLVEPTEGEPFVLHPGEFVLGSTLEVCSLPDDLAGRLEGKSSLGRLGLLTHSTAGFIDPGFSGHITLELSNVANLPITLWPGMKIGQLCLFRLTSPAENPYGSSSVGSKYQGQRGPTPSKAYLNFQN
- a CDS encoding YibE/F family protein, which translates into the protein MTADHEHADHADAAAHVHSHSLSNISLGKWASRVVIGLLVAIGVFVAAGVILLWPSQIRVSVPSGPPTPTLAKGEVAEQLVGDCDFSPSGNGQLSDTEPHPVLNADGGCLNSSVRITSGPDAGKWTMFSIGTQRTNVSAVPGQSAPDAPRGGVDLSRPATPGTGQPDLAPGTKIMMSWNGGGVAGSPSNYAFYDYARGVSLWVWGLVFAAVVIAVAQWRGLRALLGLALSGVVIIFFALPSILDGHSAVWVALVASAVILYLVLYLAHGVSLRTSAALLGTLCSLAVCGVLAWLATMTTQVTGLSNEDSTNLQAYAATVSTSGVLLAGFVIGALGVLNDVTITQSSATFELAKLSPKSSRRRTFLSAMRVGRDHIASTVYTLVFAYVGTALPLLLLFSIAGRPLGQVLTSDSVAIELVRAFVGGIGLALSVPLTTAIATLLAKPKRVAVSAEAAQRYAQTHPDADPENIPVRNRRGAKAAASEQGAAAGSTVAAGSTVATATRARDDEHERTGAAERPSAPVPEQAPRSQDAGREARATAREQAPGTAARPVARATSSEGAAAPAAPPTGQSPVAPPTGQSPVAPPTGQFPVTGRPAAPRPAAPRPAARPEARPETDRPDAPGPAPQAAPRPGRRRLPSEPIPAPPRPQPRPPELPDRPAPEQQRPAPEPPRRGRHSAD
- a CDS encoding LppU/SCO3897 family protein yields the protein MRKYRQRVSLFCVLGVVFAAVIGCGDSATSGDRDAAPSTVAGIAQSDNLGSIPGQILTETDLSADVLNRAPRVGTCVALYGTGNSTRVVGEDCSGQTANYKVIQVVSKPSKCVRDVDKLAFDGDPGTNQTWALCLDVNWQDGKCFDLAGTHPQSVACSAANAFKATNVITGSASQNLCVGESTGGFPHASRNFVVCVRGAAK
- a CDS encoding pyridoxal phosphate-dependent aminotransferase, which produces MSRPHVPHIRTELKPLEQSAKLQNVLYEIRGPVVAQAARLEAQGHRILKLNIGNPATFGFEAPDSIVRDMIHALPTSQGYSESQGIASARRAVVTRYEEVPDFPYFDIGDVYLGNGVSELITMTLQALLDNGDEVLIPAPDYPLWTAMTSLSGGTPVHYLCDEDNGWNPSVEDIEAKITPRTKAIVVINPNNPTGAVYSRETLQQIVEVARKHSLLVLADEIYDRILYDDAQHISIAELAPDLLVMTFNGLSKAYRVCGYRAGWAVLTGPKDHASGFIEGLTLLASTRLCPNVPAQHAIQVALGGYQSINDLILPGGRLLEQRDVAFEKLNAIDGVSCVKPKGALYAFPKLDPDVHEIRDDEQMVLDLLNQEKILLVQGTGFNWPTPDHLRVVTLPWARDLAEALDRFGNFLSSYKQK
- a CDS encoding amino acid permease; the protein is MTDTPLRRGLTARHIRFIALGSAIGTGLFYGSAAAIQAAGPAVLLAYVIGGVVIYLVLRALGEMAVRRPQGSFGDYASSALGPQAGFMTGWMYVFEMVFVCIADVTAFAVYMGMWFPHVPKWIWVLAVILFIAALNLMRVRVFGEVEFWLTMVKITAIVAMIAGGIAVLIFGFGMHDTSQGVSNLWAHDGFFATGIGGFLGCFVLVVFAFGGSEIIGLTAAEAEDPEKTIPKAINTVPVRIGLFYVLALAVIMAVIPWNEISSDSSPFVQIFRALGVEPAAHVLNVVVITAAISAINSDIYGAGRMMFGMAQRGQAPAIMRRTTANGVPWMTVVIMTVALLVGVLLNYLIPENVFVVIASIATFATVFVWLMILLSQYRQRTRLPADEVALLRFPVPLWPYGQQLAIAFLLFVTVLMAFEHDTLIALVVGFVWLGALALAYRLWVAPRASVKS